A window of Gemmatimonadota bacterium genomic DNA:
TCGCGTGTTCCGTCCACTGGCCGCCCATGCGCACGCGCTCCCCCACTGTCAAGGGAGGCATCTTCCCGACCACCGCGACGGTTCGTTCATCATCTTCCGGGGCGATGCGAGCGACCGTGTAGCCGGTCTCCTCGCTGCGATAGGTGATCCGGGCCACCGTTCCTTCCACTTCCACGGCACCCTGCCTTCGCGAGGCGAAGAGATCCGCCTCGGGTTTGTTCCTGGGCATGCGCGAGTCCTCCCCGGAGAGCATTCTGGCCCCCCGTGGGTACCACGCACGCGCCTCGGGGGCAACGGGCATGCTGGTGGTTCCGTGGGAAAACCCCCGCAAGATCAGGCGAGCGGGGGCACAGACGCGCCATCCTCGTACCGGCGGGCGATCTCCCGGAGCTTCACGAGACACCGATTCTGGATCTGGCGCACACGCTCCCGGGTCACGCCGATGTGCATTCCGGTCTTCTCGAGCGACAGCGGTTCCTGCCCGTCCAGACCGAACCGGAAGTTGAGGATCCTGCGCTCCCGTTCGTCCAGCGAGGAGAGAAGAATGTCCAGACGCCGCCGGGCAAGTTCCGATCCCGCGGAGTCCTCGGGCGACTGCAGACTCCCGTCGGGGACGAGGTCGTGCAGGCAGAGCTCCCCGTCCGCGCCCAGCGGTCCGTCCATGGAGAGAGTGCTTCGCGAGAGGCGCGCAAGTCGGTCCACCTTCGGCAATGGCAGCCCCAGCGCGTGGGCCACATCCTCCCGCGTGTGCCGGCCCTCCCCCTCTTGTGCCAGGTCCCGCTCCACCC
This region includes:
- a CDS encoding sigma-70 family RNA polymerase sigma factor, whose translation is METGQSERAGNGRATRRAAPSPTAASSRDTMGAYLEAISRARLLTREEECRLARAASKGCARSKEKFIASNLRLVVSIARRYQGMGIALPDLIGEGNLGLIKATEYFDPELGFRFSTYASKWIRQAITRSLANHSRTVRIPANVVQDLRRYLRVERDLAQEGEGRHTREDVAHALGLPLPKVDRLARLSRSTLSMDGPLGADGELCLHDLVPDGSLQSPEDSAGSELARRRLDILLSSLDERERRILNFRFGLDGQEPLSLEKTGMHIGVTRERVRQIQNRCLVKLREIARRYEDGASVPPLA